From the genome of Mycobacterium dioxanotrophicus, one region includes:
- a CDS encoding SRPBCC family protein codes for MADKTAQTIYIEADPSTVMDVIADIGSYPEWVAEYKETEVLDVDENGLPKKARLVLDAAVLKDTMVLSYVWPADRTSVSWTLESSSLLRALEGTYRLAPKGSGTDVTYELSVDLMIPMIGLLKRKAERRLTDTALKDLKKRVEVH; via the coding sequence GTGGCCGACAAGACGGCGCAGACCATCTATATCGAGGCCGATCCGTCGACGGTGATGGATGTCATCGCCGATATCGGCTCTTATCCGGAGTGGGTGGCCGAGTACAAGGAGACCGAGGTACTCGACGTCGACGAAAACGGCCTGCCGAAAAAGGCCCGGCTGGTTCTCGACGCGGCGGTGCTCAAGGACACCATGGTGTTGTCCTACGTATGGCCCGCTGACCGCACGTCGGTCAGCTGGACGTTGGAGTCGAGCTCGTTGCTGCGTGCGCTGGAGGGCACATATCGCCTGGCGCCCAAGGGATCCGGCACGGACGTCACCTACGAACTGTCTGTCGACCTGATGATCCCGATGATCGGGTTGCTCAAGCGGAAGGCGGAAAGGCGGCTCACCGACACCGCGCTCAAAGACCTCAAGAAGCGAGTCGAGGTGCACTGA
- the pimB gene encoding GDP-mannose-dependent alpha-(1-6)-phosphatidylinositol monomannoside mannosyltransferase: protein MTRVLLVTNDFPPRRGGIQSYLEAFVGQLTSSGEHRLTVYAPKWKGAEAYDETAAAAYQVVRHPTTLMIPEPTVATRMCRLIGEHDIDTVWFGAAAPLALLGPLARRAGASRVVASTHGHEVGWSMLPVARSALRRIGDDADVVTFVSHYTRGRFASAFGPRAALEHLPPGVDTDRFQPDQAARAEMRKRYGLGGSPVVVCLSRLVPRKGQDMLIRALPAIRRRVPGTILVVVGGGPYLDKLKQLAHECGVAEHVVFTGGVPSDELPAHHAMADVFAMPCRTRGAGLDVEGLGIVYLEASASGVPVVAGTSGGAPETVLDGETGTVVDGTDVTAIVTAVGDLLDDPGRAAAMGVAGRHWAVDNWQWRAKGARLAELLSG, encoded by the coding sequence ATGACGCGGGTTCTGTTGGTCACCAACGATTTTCCGCCGCGGCGTGGGGGCATCCAGTCATATCTCGAGGCGTTCGTCGGGCAGTTGACGAGCTCGGGTGAGCACCGGCTGACGGTCTATGCGCCGAAATGGAAAGGCGCCGAGGCCTATGACGAGACCGCCGCGGCCGCTTACCAGGTGGTGCGGCACCCGACCACGCTGATGATCCCGGAGCCGACGGTCGCGACCCGGATGTGCCGGCTCATCGGTGAACACGACATCGACACGGTCTGGTTCGGTGCGGCGGCACCGCTGGCCCTGTTGGGACCGCTGGCGCGGCGGGCCGGAGCCAGCCGGGTGGTCGCAAGCACCCACGGGCACGAGGTGGGCTGGTCGATGCTGCCGGTGGCCCGCAGCGCGTTGCGCCGCATCGGCGACGACGCCGACGTCGTGACGTTCGTCAGCCACTACACCCGGGGGCGGTTCGCCTCAGCGTTCGGACCCCGTGCCGCCCTCGAACACCTGCCGCCAGGCGTGGACACCGACCGGTTCCAGCCCGACCAGGCCGCCCGCGCCGAGATGCGCAAGCGATACGGCCTGGGCGGCAGCCCGGTGGTGGTGTGCCTGTCGCGGCTGGTGCCGCGCAAGGGGCAGGACATGCTGATCCGGGCGCTGCCGGCGATCCGGCGGCGAGTGCCCGGCACCATTCTGGTCGTCGTCGGCGGTGGGCCGTATCTCGACAAGCTCAAGCAACTGGCACACGAGTGCGGCGTTGCCGAGCATGTGGTGTTCACCGGCGGGGTGCCGAGCGACGAACTGCCCGCCCACCACGCCATGGCGGACGTGTTCGCGATGCCGTGCCGCACGCGGGGCGCCGGATTGGATGTCGAGGGCCTCGGCATCGTCTACCTGGAGGCCTCGGCCAGTGGTGTGCCGGTGGTCGCCGGAACCTCCGGCGGGGCACCGGAAACCGTGCTCGACGGGGAGACCGGCACCGTCGTCGACGGCACCGACGTCACCGCGATCGTGACCGCTGTCGGTGACCTGCTCGACGATCCGGGACGGGCCGCCGCCATGGGCGTCGCGGGCAGGCACTGGGCGGTGGACAACTGGCAGTGGCGGGCCAAGGGCGCCCGCCTCGCCGAGTTGCTTTCCGGCTGA
- a CDS encoding polyketide cyclase / dehydrase and lipid transport, whose product MNSVQIADETFVCADPADVGRAVADSANWRRWWPDLRLTVIEDRAEKGQRWTVAGALTGTMEVWLEEVLDGVILHYFLHAEPAGAAAWELAKMDLAKLNHQRRVAGKVMSFEIKQRLEASRPVGVSRLV is encoded by the coding sequence ATGAACAGCGTCCAGATCGCGGATGAGACCTTCGTCTGCGCAGATCCCGCCGACGTCGGGCGTGCCGTTGCCGATTCCGCCAACTGGCGGCGCTGGTGGCCGGACCTGCGGCTCACAGTCATCGAGGACCGGGCCGAGAAGGGGCAGCGCTGGACCGTTGCCGGCGCCTTGACCGGCACCATGGAGGTCTGGCTCGAAGAAGTGCTCGACGGGGTGATCCTGCATTACTTCCTGCACGCCGAACCCGCAGGTGCCGCGGCATGGGAACTGGCCAAGATGGATCTGGCCAAACTGAATCACCAGCGCCGCGTGGCGGGGAAGGTGATGTCGTTCGAGATCAAGCAGCGGCTGGAGGCATCCCGACCGGTCGGGGTTTCCCGCCTGGTCTGA
- a CDS encoding ArsA family ATPase, with translation MSGDGARISLFVGKGGVGKSTLAAATAVRDARAGLRVLIVSTDQAHSTGDVLGTVLTATGQRAPTRVLADDADVGGGFLDALALDTLALLEARWVEVVTPLSERFSESDLGNVAPEELSALPGIQEVLGLHEVGELAASGRWDHVVVDCASTADALRMLTLPATFGLYLERAWPRHRRLSGGAENAAIVALLERIDAGVSRLSSLLTDGEHVSAHLVLTAERVVAAEAIRTLGSLALMGVGVAELIVNQVLVQDDSFEYSNLPAHPAFDWYSERIAEQRNVLDQLAGSIGDVQLVMVPHLAGEPIGPKALGELLECARRRDGTPPPGPLRPVVDRESGSGLEAVYRLRLELPQVDSSALTLGRVGDDLVIGVSGVRRRVRLASVLRRCIVTDAQLRGSELTVRFRPDPEVWPA, from the coding sequence CTGAGCGGTGATGGTGCGCGGATCAGCCTGTTCGTCGGCAAGGGCGGGGTGGGCAAGTCGACGCTGGCAGCCGCGACCGCGGTACGTGACGCCCGAGCCGGGCTGCGGGTGCTCATCGTCTCCACCGACCAGGCGCATTCGACGGGTGATGTCCTCGGCACTGTGCTGACCGCGACCGGGCAGCGGGCGCCCACCAGGGTCCTGGCCGACGACGCCGATGTCGGGGGCGGTTTTCTCGATGCCCTGGCGCTGGACACGCTGGCCCTGCTGGAGGCCCGCTGGGTCGAGGTGGTCACGCCGCTGTCCGAGCGGTTCAGTGAATCGGATCTGGGAAACGTTGCGCCGGAGGAACTTTCGGCGTTACCGGGAATTCAGGAAGTGCTCGGCCTGCACGAGGTGGGTGAGCTCGCCGCATCGGGTCGGTGGGACCACGTCGTGGTGGACTGCGCCTCGACCGCCGACGCGTTGCGGATGCTCACTCTGCCTGCCACGTTCGGGCTGTACCTGGAACGGGCCTGGCCCCGGCATCGCCGGTTGTCGGGCGGCGCCGAGAACGCGGCCATCGTGGCATTGCTCGAGCGCATCGATGCCGGCGTCTCGCGGCTGAGCTCCCTGCTCACCGACGGCGAGCACGTGAGCGCCCATCTGGTGCTCACGGCCGAGCGTGTGGTGGCTGCCGAGGCAATCCGTACGCTGGGTTCGCTGGCGTTGATGGGCGTAGGTGTGGCCGAACTGATCGTCAATCAGGTTTTGGTGCAGGATGATTCGTTCGAGTATTCGAACCTTCCCGCGCATCCTGCGTTCGACTGGTACTCCGAACGGATCGCCGAGCAGCGAAACGTGCTGGACCAACTGGCCGGCTCCATCGGTGATGTGCAGTTGGTGATGGTGCCGCACCTGGCCGGGGAACCGATCGGGCCCAAGGCGCTGGGGGAGCTGCTCGAGTGCGCGCGCCGCCGCGACGGGACGCCACCGCCGGGGCCGTTGCGTCCGGTCGTGGACCGGGAATCGGGGTCTGGCCTCGAGGCGGTCTACCGGTTGCGGCTAGAGTTGCCGCAGGTCGACTCATCCGCGCTGACGCTTGGCCGGGTCGGCGACGACTTGGTCATCGGTGTTTCAGGTGTGCGACGCCGGGTTCGGTTGGCGTCCGTGCTGCGGCGATGCATCGTCACGGACGCCCAGTTACGAGGCAGTGAGCTGACGGTGCGTTTTCGACCGGATCCGGAGGTATGGCCGGCATGA
- a CDS encoding lysophospholipid acyltransferase family protein, translating to MWYWLFKFIFMGPLLSLLGRPKVTGLEHVPASGAVILASNHLAVADSFYLPLVVSRRITFLAKAEYFTGTGIKGRLTRWFYTVAGQVPIDRTDADSAQSALSTAERILSEGKLLGMYPEGTRSPDGRLYKGKTGLARLALQTGVPVIPVAMVGTNVVNPPGSKMWKFGRVEVRFGKPMDFSRFDGLAGNRFIERAVIDEVMYELMGLSGQEYVDLYAADVKSNPASAGAGNPAARLPQAAAG from the coding sequence ATGTGGTACTGGCTTTTCAAGTTCATCTTCATGGGACCCTTGCTGTCCTTGCTCGGCCGGCCGAAAGTCACTGGGCTTGAGCATGTTCCGGCGTCCGGTGCGGTGATCTTGGCCAGTAACCATCTGGCGGTGGCAGACAGTTTCTATCTGCCACTGGTGGTGAGCCGCCGGATCACCTTCCTGGCCAAGGCCGAGTACTTCACCGGAACCGGGATCAAGGGCCGGTTGACCCGGTGGTTCTACACGGTGGCCGGACAGGTCCCGATCGACCGGACCGACGCCGATTCGGCGCAGAGCGCATTGAGCACCGCCGAGCGCATCCTCAGCGAGGGCAAGCTGCTCGGGATGTACCCCGAAGGCACCCGCTCCCCGGACGGCCGGCTCTACAAGGGCAAGACGGGCCTGGCCCGGCTGGCTCTGCAGACCGGCGTTCCGGTGATTCCGGTCGCGATGGTCGGAACCAATGTGGTGAACCCGCCCGGAAGCAAGATGTGGAAGTTCGGCCGCGTCGAGGTGCGGTTCGGCAAGCCGATGGATTTCAGTCGTTTTGACGGTCTGGCCGGCAACCGCTTCATCGAGCGTGCGGTGATCGACGAGGTGATGTACGAGCTGATGGGCCTGTCCGGCCAGGAGTACGTCGACCTCTACGCCGCGGACGTGAAGAGCAACCCCGCCAGCGCTGGGGCGGGGAATCCCGCGGCGCGCCTTCCGCAGGCGGCCGCCGGCTGA
- a CDS encoding AMP-dependent synthetase/ligase, translated as MREYSVPATFQIGEHDTVVDAVYTHEREDPHHVIFQRLVNGAWTDVTCAQVAAQIRLTALGLIAEGVQPGDRVAILSATRYEWPIVDFAILSVGAVTVPIYETSAPEQIRHVLDNSSAVLVVAETDAHAERVEQLRDQLPTVRKVLRIDGTGPAALDALAEAGAATDPAELQTRLAAVKSSDPATLIYTSGTTGLPKGCQLTHANLLSEIHGAKAAFPDLLTKGQRMLVFLPLAHVLSRAITVAAFTNKVALGFSSDIKNLVPMFGVFKPTLVVSVPRVFEKVYNTAEQNARNDGKGWIFDQAVATAIEYSQVLDQGGPSLLLKLKHGLFDKLVYGKLRAALGGDCRASISGGAPLGARLGHFYRGVGLTIYEGYGLTETSAAITVNQVGALKVGSVGKLLPGNSMRLADDGELLVKGGVVFNGYWHNEQATAEAIEDGWFHTGDLGAIDDDGFLTIVGRKKEIIVTAGGKNVAPAILEDRLRAHPLISQAMCVGDQQPFIAALITIDPEAFEGWKQRNGKDAAATVADLANDPDLVSEIDLAVKEADEAVSKAEAIRKFRILPVDFTEETGELTPTLKVKRKVVAEKFADDIAALYG; from the coding sequence GTGCGTGAGTACAGCGTTCCGGCAACGTTTCAGATCGGCGAACACGACACGGTTGTCGACGCCGTATACACCCATGAGCGCGAGGATCCCCACCACGTCATCTTCCAGCGGCTCGTCAACGGCGCCTGGACCGACGTCACCTGCGCGCAGGTTGCCGCACAGATCCGCCTCACCGCTTTGGGTTTGATCGCCGAAGGGGTACAGCCCGGCGACCGGGTCGCGATCCTGTCGGCCACCCGCTACGAATGGCCGATCGTCGATTTCGCCATCTTGTCGGTCGGCGCGGTCACGGTGCCGATCTACGAGACCTCGGCGCCCGAGCAGATCCGCCACGTACTCGACAACTCCTCGGCCGTGCTGGTGGTCGCCGAGACCGATGCCCACGCCGAACGGGTCGAGCAGCTGCGCGATCAGCTGCCCACCGTGCGCAAGGTACTGCGGATCGACGGCACCGGCCCGGCCGCACTGGACGCTCTGGCCGAGGCGGGCGCGGCGACCGACCCCGCCGAGCTGCAAACCCGGTTGGCCGCGGTGAAGTCCTCGGATCCGGCCACCCTGATCTACACCTCGGGCACCACGGGCCTGCCCAAGGGCTGCCAGCTCACCCACGCCAATCTGCTCTCGGAGATCCACGGCGCCAAAGCCGCGTTCCCGGACCTCTTGACCAAGGGCCAGCGGATGCTGGTGTTCCTGCCGCTGGCCCACGTGCTGTCGCGGGCGATCACCGTGGCCGCCTTCACCAACAAGGTGGCGCTCGGCTTCAGCAGCGACATCAAGAACCTGGTCCCGATGTTCGGGGTGTTCAAGCCCACGCTGGTGGTGTCGGTGCCCCGGGTGTTCGAGAAGGTGTACAACACCGCCGAGCAGAATGCCCGCAACGACGGCAAAGGCTGGATCTTCGACCAGGCCGTGGCCACGGCGATCGAATACAGCCAGGTGCTGGACCAGGGTGGCCCGAGCCTGCTGCTCAAGCTCAAGCACGGCCTGTTCGACAAGCTGGTGTACGGCAAGCTGCGCGCGGCGCTCGGCGGAGACTGCCGCGCGTCGATCTCCGGCGGCGCACCGCTGGGCGCGCGGCTCGGGCACTTCTACCGCGGCGTCGGCCTGACCATCTACGAGGGCTACGGGCTGACCGAGACCAGCGCGGCCATCACCGTCAACCAGGTCGGTGCGCTCAAGGTCGGCTCGGTCGGAAAGTTGTTGCCCGGCAACAGCATGCGCCTCGCCGACGACGGTGAGCTGCTGGTCAAGGGCGGCGTGGTGTTCAACGGCTACTGGCACAACGAGCAGGCCACGGCCGAGGCCATCGAAGACGGCTGGTTCCACACGGGTGACCTCGGCGCCATCGACGACGACGGCTTCCTGACCATCGTGGGCCGCAAGAAGGAAATCATCGTCACCGCGGGCGGCAAGAACGTCGCCCCCGCCATCCTGGAAGACCGCCTGCGGGCGCACCCGCTGATCAGCCAGGCCATGTGCGTCGGCGACCAGCAGCCTTTCATCGCCGCGCTGATCACCATCGACCCGGAGGCGTTCGAGGGCTGGAAGCAGCGCAACGGCAAGGACGCCGCGGCCACCGTGGCCGACCTGGCCAACGATCCGGATCTGGTTTCCGAGATCGACTTGGCGGTCAAGGAGGCCGACGAGGCGGTGTCCAAGGCCGAGGCGATCCGCAAGTTCCGCATCCTGCCGGTGGACTTCACCGAGGAGACCGGCGAGTTGACGCCGACGCTGAAGGTCAAGCGCAAGGTCGTCGCGGAGAAGTTCGCCGACGACATCGCGGCGCTCTACGGCTGA
- a CDS encoding polyadenylate-specific 3'-exoribonuclease AS, with protein sequence MRYFYDTEFIDDGRTIDLISIGVVAEDGREYYAISTEFDPDRAGRWVRKHVLPKLPSPSSKLWRSRRQIREELEEFFGIEGDEPIELWAWVGAYDHVVLCQLWGPMTELPQAIPRFTRELRQFWEDRGSPRMPPRSRDAHDALVDARQNLERFQLIRETGSAPQVESTQAAETGVNRRLP encoded by the coding sequence ATGCGTTACTTCTACGACACCGAGTTCATCGACGACGGCCGCACCATCGACTTGATCTCGATCGGCGTGGTGGCCGAAGACGGCCGCGAATACTACGCGATATCAACGGAATTCGATCCGGACCGGGCGGGCCGCTGGGTGCGTAAGCACGTGTTGCCCAAGCTGCCGTCGCCGTCGTCGAAGCTGTGGCGGTCCCGCCGTCAGATTCGCGAGGAGCTCGAGGAGTTCTTCGGTATCGAAGGTGACGAGCCGATCGAGCTGTGGGCCTGGGTGGGGGCCTACGACCATGTGGTGTTGTGTCAGCTGTGGGGCCCGATGACCGAGCTGCCGCAGGCCATCCCTCGGTTCACCCGCGAGCTGCGCCAGTTCTGGGAGGATCGCGGTTCGCCGCGGATGCCACCGCGATCACGCGATGCGCACGACGCGCTCGTCGACGCGCGGCAGAACCTGGAGCGGTTTCAGTTGATCAGGGAAACGGGGTCGGCGCCGCAGGT
- a CDS encoding glycosyltransferase family 87 protein produces the protein MSKRKAPGWAGWAPTIAWRIFQLLTLAALAWAGYKLLGHTPYRIDIDVYRMGGRAWLDGKPLYPDGAIFHTQGGLDLPFTYPPLAAISFAPFAWLSLPAASAAITLTTLVLLIASTVMVLTRLNVWPQTTVTSEPAWLRRCWLAAAVVAPAVVYLEPIRSNFEFGQINVVLMTLVIADCVPRRTPWPRGILLGLAIAVKLTPAVFLLYFLLRRDIRTLLWTAGSTVVATLAGFALAARDSVEYWTETVRNTDRIGTATLNTNQNIAGVLARLGLSEAPRFVLWVLACLAVLALTVWAAHRALRIAVVDPERADASSMLALICVAMFGLVVSPVSWSHHWVWTLPTLLVTGVTAYRRRSAALTTVTVAGMALMIWTPITLMSPHHETAASLWRQLVGCSYVWWALAVIVVTGLTSTTHAGDRTSQAAVASYR, from the coding sequence ATGAGTAAGCGGAAGGCGCCCGGCTGGGCTGGTTGGGCACCGACCATCGCATGGCGAATTTTCCAGCTGCTGACTTTGGCGGCGCTGGCCTGGGCAGGTTACAAACTGCTCGGACACACCCCGTACCGGATCGACATCGACGTCTACCGGATGGGTGGGCGGGCCTGGCTGGACGGCAAGCCGCTGTACCCCGACGGTGCCATCTTCCACACCCAGGGCGGGCTGGACCTGCCGTTCACCTATCCCCCGCTGGCCGCCATCTCGTTTGCCCCGTTCGCCTGGCTGTCCCTGCCTGCCGCCAGCGCCGCGATCACCCTGACCACGCTGGTGCTGCTGATCGCCTCGACCGTCATGGTGCTGACGCGGCTCAACGTCTGGCCGCAGACCACGGTGACCTCCGAACCGGCCTGGCTGCGTCGCTGCTGGCTGGCAGCCGCTGTGGTCGCCCCGGCGGTGGTCTATCTCGAGCCGATCCGGTCCAACTTCGAGTTCGGCCAGATCAACGTCGTGCTGATGACACTGGTGATCGCCGACTGCGTGCCGCGGCGCACCCCGTGGCCGCGCGGCATCCTGCTGGGCCTGGCCATCGCGGTCAAGCTCACCCCAGCCGTGTTCCTGCTGTATTTCCTGTTGCGCCGCGATATCCGGACCCTGCTGTGGACCGCCGGCTCGACAGTCGTCGCGACACTCGCCGGCTTCGCCCTGGCTGCTCGGGATTCGGTGGAGTACTGGACCGAAACCGTCCGCAACACCGACCGGATCGGCACCGCGACGCTGAACACCAACCAGAACATCGCGGGTGTGCTGGCTCGACTCGGCCTGAGCGAGGCACCCCGCTTCGTGCTGTGGGTGCTGGCCTGTCTGGCGGTGCTGGCGCTGACCGTGTGGGCCGCGCACCGCGCGTTGCGTATCGCCGTGGTCGATCCGGAGCGGGCCGACGCGTCATCGATGCTGGCGTTGATCTGCGTGGCGATGTTCGGGCTCGTCGTCTCCCCGGTGTCGTGGTCGCACCACTGGGTGTGGACGCTGCCGACGCTGCTGGTCACGGGAGTCACCGCCTACCGCCGCCGTAGCGCCGCGCTGACCACGGTCACAGTGGCCGGGATGGCGCTGATGATCTGGACGCCGATCACCCTGATGTCACCGCACCACGAGACCGCCGCATCGCTGTGGCGGCAGCTGGTCGGCTGCTCCTATGTGTGGTGGGCGCTGGCCGTGATCGTGGTGACCGGCCTGACGTCGACGACGCATGCCGGCGACCGGACCAGCCAGGCTGCGGTCGCGTCGTACCGATAA